Genomic window (Actinomycetota bacterium):
ATAATTTAATTGATTAAGCTTAAATGATAAAAACTCATTTTTTGTCTGATTCAATTTCTAAATTTAACTGCAAAATTTAATGAAGTGAGGTTTTAAATTGAAAGATGTATTTATAGATGGTGAAAATCTTACAATTGAGAATATTATAGATGTTGCAAGAAAAGGAGCAAGAGCTTATTTATCGAAAGATGTTGAACAGAAAGTTTTAAAATCAAGAAAAATTGTTGAAGATGCAATAAATGAAAATAAAGTAATCTATGGTGTGACAACAGGTTTTGGCGAATTCTCGAATGTTGTTATTTCAAAGGACAAGTCTAAAAAGTTGCAAAAAAACTTGATAATGAGTCATGCATGTGGAGTGGGAAAACCTTTTAAGAAGGATATTGTTAGAGCAATGATGCTACTTAGAGCTAATTCACTTGCAAAGGGATTATCAGGAGTAAGACCTCAAATAATCAAAACATTGATTGAAATGTTAAATAAAGGAGTTCATCCCATCATCCCGAGTCAAGGTTCTGTGGGAGCAAGTGGAGATTTAACACCATTAGCACATATGGCTTTAGTTATACTAAGTTTGGGAGAAGCAGAATATAATGGTGATATATTATCTGGTAAAGAAGCAATGGAAAAAGCACAAATTAAAACATTAATTCTGGAAAGCAAAGAAGGAATTGCTCTCATTAATGGTACTCAGGCGATGACTGCACTTGGTGTTTTAACATTTTCTGATGCATATAATCTTGTTAAAAGCGCAGAGATTACAGCATCTCTAAGCATGGAAGCAATACGAGGAAATATTGAGCAGTTTGATGAAGATATTCAAAAAGCAAGACCTCATCAGGGTCAAATTGATTCTGCTAAAAATATGAGAAGAATGCTTCTTGGAAGTGAGCTGATAAGTAAAGACGCTAATAGGATTAGAGTGCAGGATCCATACAGCTTTAGGTGTATTCCTCAGGTTCATGGAGCAGTTAGAAATTCTTTAAACCATGTTAAAGAAGTGTTGGAGGTTGAGATAAATTCTGCTACTGATAATCCCCTAATATTTCCAGATAGAGGAGAGATTCTTTCAGGTGGAAATTTTCATGGTCAACCAGTAGCAATTGTACTGGATTTTCTTTCTATAGCAATTTCGCAGTTAGGAAATATTGCTGAGAGAAGAATTGATAATTTAGTGAATTGTAGAGATAAAACA
Coding sequences:
- the hutH gene encoding histidine ammonia-lyase, with product MKDVFIDGENLTIENIIDVARKGARAYLSKDVEQKVLKSRKIVEDAINENKVIYGVTTGFGEFSNVVISKDKSKKLQKNLIMSHACGVGKPFKKDIVRAMMLLRANSLAKGLSGVRPQIIKTLIEMLNKGVHPIIPSQGSVGASGDLTPLAHMALVILSLGEAEYNGDILSGKEAMEKAQIKTLILESKEGIALINGTQAMTALGVLTFSDAYNLVKSAEITASLSMEAIRGNIEQFDEDIQKARPHQGQIDSAKNMRRMLLGSELISKDANRIRVQDPYSFRCIPQVHGAVRNSLNHVKEVLEVEINSATDNPLIFPDRGEILSGGNFHGQPVAIVLDFLSIAISQLGNIAERRIDNLVNCRDKTLPHGLIKERGLNSGFMLTQYLAASLVSENKVLSHPASVDSIPTSAGQEDFVSMGTIAARKAKEILRNVEKIIGIELLCACQAVDFHDPIKLGEGTKLAHSLLREKISKLETDRVMAPDIEKAIELIKSGKLLKTVENSIGKLI